CACTGTTTGTTGCTCTTGTTAAGTTTGTATTGCAGGAGGTTGACATTACTCTTCCTGAGAACAGTGTGTGGTTTGACAGATACAAGTACGACATCCCAGTGTTTCATCTGAATGGACAGTTTTTGATGATGCATCGTGTGAACACAGAAGTCCTGGAAATGCGGCTGGCCAAATCAGAGAAAGAATCAGTTTAATTATTCTCAAATGTTGCATAAACCTGTAATATTCTGTAACGTTTTTGGTGAGAAGTAACTCTATTGCCTCAGTTTTTGTGCTTGGTTGGtattttgttgggttttttgtaattaaatatatcattattgttaaatatatatggaaaataaaatattgagtTGTGGGTACTGGTGAAGGATGAGGAATACCACTACTGTAATCTGTAAGTAGTTGTTATCTTAATGGATTCAGAGCTTGACCTAGGATTAACCAAGATGATATAGTGGTGAAATGGATATAGATATGGAAATGATCAAGAGTGGTCTTAGtgatttgttaaaaatgtttggACTGCCATTAtataaaaaagattttcagACTACAAGACACATAATCTGCCATTTCAGAAAAAGTacataagtaaatataaatcattaaaaaaaaaaaaaaaaaaaaatgagtagtAAAAGGACAGAATATACAGTGGGgcccaaaagtctgagagcactactgaaaatgcttctattttgcattgttttctaATACAACAATGttcattacaatattttattaatacataTTATCAACAACTTAGAAGTACAATCTTTGACCATGAATttgcatgaatttcagagtttcttagtatttgctaTGTCCGCTTTTTgatttaatgacagtgtgtactcgagctggcatggactctacaagtttgtgcaaaactttatgattcattttagatcaaatccatcagagtgtcatctaaaaacatgcttcaatagaagagattagacatgaggaaaatctgaccttttgtacaaagcagttaacatggtcaatatcacacatttgcttactaAATATTTGCTTAGTAAGcacattttcttattaaatattcaagatattaaacatttactttctttgtttcaaacagtttttaaaatgtccCAGATTTTCAAAGTGGTCTCAGATTTTTGGACCCCACAGTACCTTTGAAAACTTCAATCTGGTCTAATTTGTCATATTTGTATTAAGTACATTAACATTAGTTTACAGATTTTGTCATTTgagattttgcatttatttgatGGTTTGTCTCTGAAGCTCATAGATTTCTGAGAGACCCAATACCCCATATTATGTTTGAAGAATCTCTTAATTCTGTGCAGCTTTGTAACAACTGGTCATGCTTAATTGTGTTGCTGAAGAAGTGCTGGGTAAAAAAGCCAGTAGGAGGCGCATATGGAAGGCCATTGTGGTTAAAATGCGGTCATACACACCATGACATATTAACCTCCTAAACTGTGTACAATTCTACACTTCACTTGTCACATTAGTCACCCAAATGAATAGCTTAGCTTAAcaatttttgcattgttttccatgtagttactgaataataagcatTAAGATTTGGAAATGATGCATGAGAGGTTCAGGTAATTGTGTTTACCTGGCAAACATAGGCCTGTTAACATGTTAAATTTGTCTTACACTTTAAGGGTCTGGgaaaatattctgtttattctaCTTCTGGGGCTAAGTTTTGGGTTGCACGCAAATAGACATCTTATTGCAACCACTTAAGTGAAAAAGGCATGTTGTACAAttgaattttttaaactgtgtcCTGAGGAATATTTGACAGTTCTGTCTGGATCTGTCTGCTAAATTGAATGGTTGAGAGCTTGAAAATATGTAAAAGGGTAGAAAAAATAATAGATGCACAAAAGATAAGCAAAAGCATGGACAATGGTGGTCGAAGTGGGAAGAAAATAACTCCCATTTTGCAATATTAGCAGTTTTATTAACAGTTCATTCTGAAGCTCTGCAgtgaaaaaaatactactaatgtTTGAAACTTACTGTATATTACGCTAATAAAGAGGAAccaagaagaagaggaagacaCAAACTGATGAATAATTCAAAAGCTTAAAACTCAGACAGTtcaaacatattaaaatatctaCAATTTTTGGTTTATAGAGTCATCACTGCAGCCCACCACACAATGCTTTCATGTGGTTTGTCAGTGTTTGTTTGACTTTTTGGCCCCTTTCAGTCCTTTACCCACCCAGATACAAAGAGCTGGTAAGATTCTGTGCTCTTAAATGCTTCGAGGCACTCCCAGAATAGGGAGAGGGGATGTGTATGagatacagtaaatatatacatacaaatttGACAGGTTTTCTGCTAGTGGAATTGGAAGTTTAAGGGAACATGCATAAGGCTCACAGTTTGTCAATGTACTATTTACTCTATTCCACAGTAAGGTGAATAATTTTAGTCATCTTtcaattataattacatttgcATAATGCAGAAAATGCCAGAAATTTAGTCCCAAATGTGGTgaccacaacagaaaagcacatcactgaaatttttaaatgtatagtaCATTGCCatagtatgtggacacctgaccatcacatccatatgtgctttcggaacatcccattccagatttattcctcctttGCTACTATAACAGctccactccaatcttggcaaaccatgtctttataaaccttgttttgtgcacatgggcattgtaatgctggaac
This is a stretch of genomic DNA from Pangasianodon hypophthalmus isolate fPanHyp1 chromosome 17, fPanHyp1.pri, whole genome shotgun sequence. It encodes these proteins:
- the c17h5orf63 gene encoding glutaredoxin-like protein C5orf63 homolog, encoding MFTLLPKLLHHIKTPSRFIRTSCSQRSLPILTLFTKDPCPLCDEAKEVLEPYKHRFVLQEVDITLPENSVWFDRYKYDIPVFHLNGQFLMMHRVNTEVLEMRLAKSEKESV